In Janthinobacterium sp. J1-1, a single genomic region encodes these proteins:
- the cueR gene encoding Cu(I)-responsive transcriptional regulator, producing the protein MNIGQAASETGVSAKMIRYYESITLLKPSARSDAGYRIYTPQDLHALHFIKRSRNLGFSLEQIRELLSLWQNDQRASADVKTIALAHVADLNQRIAELTDMRDTLSQLAGSCHGDDQPDCPILQNLGLAMGEGGTGKACCG; encoded by the coding sequence ATGAATATCGGCCAGGCGGCAAGCGAGACGGGTGTCTCGGCAAAAATGATACGGTATTACGAAAGCATTACGCTGTTGAAACCCAGCGCGCGCAGCGATGCCGGCTACCGCATCTACACACCGCAAGACCTGCACGCGCTGCATTTCATCAAGCGTTCGCGCAACCTGGGCTTTTCGCTGGAACAGATCCGCGAACTGCTGTCGCTGTGGCAAAACGACCAGCGCGCCAGCGCTGATGTAAAAACCATTGCACTGGCCCATGTGGCCGACCTGAACCAGCGCATCGCCGAACTGACCGACATGCGCGATACCCTCAGTCAACTGGCCGGTTCCTGCCATGGCGACGACCAGCCCGATTGCCCGATCTTGCAGAATCTGGGGCTGGCGATGGGGGAAGGCGGAACCGGTAAAGCATGTTGTGGTTAA
- a CDS encoding bestrophin family protein codes for MIVRERPSALRLFLIVRGSILPRIRVTLIVNTLIATLVTWCHGTLFDHKVILTTIPFTLIGLPLAIFLGFRNTAAYDRYWEGRKLWGELVLRSRNFSRQCQSMIQSDTVAHAKLGLDDVRVRMVCRTIAFCHALRHQLRDSKCASDLQPLLRPGEWELACKSSNPSDYLMQQMGHDLATCVREQRIDTILAAQLDNSISAMVGAGASCERIRGTPIPFSYSLLLHRTAYLYCFLLPFGLVDSLGFMTPFVVAIVAYTFFGLDALGDEIEEPFGEDANDLPLSAICRTIEINLRESLQDEQVPPPMQPENFMLT; via the coding sequence ATGATCGTGCGCGAACGCCCTTCGGCGCTAAGGCTGTTCCTTATCGTGCGCGGTTCCATCCTGCCGCGCATCCGCGTCACCCTGATCGTCAACACCCTGATCGCCACCCTCGTCACCTGGTGCCACGGCACGCTGTTCGACCACAAGGTGATCCTCACCACCATCCCGTTTACCCTGATCGGCCTGCCGTTGGCGATCTTCCTCGGCTTTCGCAATACAGCCGCCTATGACCGCTACTGGGAAGGGCGCAAGCTGTGGGGCGAACTGGTGCTGCGTAGCCGCAACTTTTCGCGCCAGTGCCAGAGCATGATCCAGAGCGACACGGTGGCGCACGCAAAACTTGGGCTGGACGACGTACGCGTGCGCATGGTCTGCCGCACCATCGCCTTTTGCCATGCGCTGCGCCACCAGTTGCGCGATTCAAAGTGCGCGTCTGATTTGCAGCCGCTGCTGCGGCCCGGCGAATGGGAGCTGGCCTGCAAGTCGTCGAACCCGTCCGACTACCTGATGCAGCAGATGGGCCATGACCTGGCCACCTGCGTGCGCGAACAACGCATCGACACCATCCTGGCCGCGCAGCTCGACAATTCGATCTCGGCCATGGTGGGCGCCGGCGCCTCGTGCGAACGCATCCGCGGCACGCCGATTCCGTTTTCGTACTCGCTGCTGCTGCACCGCACGGCCTATCTGTATTGCTTCCTGCTGCCGTTCGGCCTGGTCGACTCGCTCGGTTTCATGACGCCGTTCGTGGTGGCCATCGTCGCCTACACCTTCTTTGGCCTGGACGCGCTCGGCGACGAGATCGAAGAGCCGTTCGGCGAAGACGCCAACGACCTGCCGCTGTCGGCCATCTGCCGCACGATTGAAATCAACCTGCGCGAGTCGCTGCAGGACGAGCAGGTGCCGCCGCCGATGCAGCCGGAAAACTTCATGTTGACCTGA
- a CDS encoding c-type cytochrome, with protein sequence MRKPLIDCRPYARLTCLLGCALLASACDMRDMPAPPASATPLGNAERGQRLLAQFQCGACHQIPDVPAARSYMGPSLANMGKQSYIAGQFPNQPETLVRWIVDPQAMQPGALMPAMGVSADQARDMAAYLYGLP encoded by the coding sequence GTGCGCAAGCCCTTGATCGACTGTCGACCGTATGCCCGCCTGACCTGCCTGCTGGGCTGCGCCTTGCTGGCCAGCGCCTGCGACATGCGCGACATGCCGGCGCCTCCCGCTTCCGCCACGCCCCTGGGCAATGCCGAACGGGGCCAGCGCCTGCTGGCGCAGTTCCAGTGCGGCGCCTGCCACCAGATCCCCGACGTGCCGGCCGCGCGCAGTTACATGGGCCCCAGCCTGGCGAATATGGGCAAGCAGAGCTATATCGCCGGCCAGTTTCCGAACCAGCCCGAAACACTGGTGCGCTGGATCGTCGATCCGCAAGCCATGCAGCCAGGCGCCCTGATGCCGGCCATGGGCGTGTCCGCCGACCAGGCGCGCGACATGGCCGCCTATTTGTATGGCCTGCCATGA
- a CDS encoding glutathione S-transferase family protein: MSAPYLLYYWPTIQGRGEFVRLALEEAGADYQDVARLPERKGKRQGMSALLACLDGDATPQVAYAPPVLGHGELLLAQTPNILFYLGKQLGLAPRAEAGRLWLNQLQLTMADWLTEVHDTHHPLAMGQYYEDQAAAAALRSADFRATRLPKFLDYFTQVLANNGSRGGFLVGAKLTYGDLSLFQMMAGLRYAFPQAMERLAPRYQALSDLHDSVAARPNIARYLKSKRRLPFSEEGIFRHYPELDG, translated from the coding sequence ATGAGCGCACCGTATCTGCTGTATTACTGGCCCACCATCCAGGGCCGCGGCGAATTCGTCCGCCTGGCGCTGGAAGAAGCGGGCGCCGACTACCAGGACGTGGCGCGCCTGCCCGAGCGCAAGGGCAAGCGGCAGGGCATGAGCGCGCTGCTGGCCTGCCTCGATGGCGATGCCACGCCGCAAGTGGCGTATGCGCCGCCGGTGCTGGGCCATGGCGAGCTGCTGCTGGCCCAGACGCCGAATATTTTGTTTTATCTGGGCAAGCAGCTGGGCCTGGCGCCGCGCGCCGAGGCCGGCCGGCTTTGGCTGAACCAGTTGCAGCTGACCATGGCCGACTGGCTGACGGAAGTGCACGACACGCATCATCCCTTGGCGATGGGCCAGTATTATGAAGACCAGGCGGCCGCCGCCGCCTTGCGTTCGGCAGATTTCCGTGCAACGCGCCTGCCGAAATTCCTCGATTATTTCACCCAGGTGCTGGCCAATAACGGCAGCCGGGGCGGCTTTCTGGTCGGCGCCAAACTGACGTATGGCGACCTGTCGCTGTTCCAGATGATGGCCGGCCTGCGCTATGCCTTTCCGCAGGCCATGGAACGGCTGGCACCACGCTACCAGGCGCTGTCCGACCTGCATGACAGCGTGGCGGCGCGGCCCAATATTGCCCGTTACCTCAAGTCCAAAAGGCGATTGCCGTTCAGCGAGGAAGGGATCTTCCGGCATTATCCGGAGCTGGATGGGTGA
- a CDS encoding heavy metal translocating P-type ATPase codes for MQPASPYLQSFTVEGMTCASCVARVEKALAAVPGVTSASINLATDTARVASSQNVPLATLQAAVDKAGYAVASTDIDLSVADMTCASCVGRVEKALLKVPGVLAASVNLATESARVTVSGVEASTLVAAVTAAGYAASVPLQGEVGAPAPSRDGIKVVFAGLLSLPLMLPMLLEWAGVHLMLPGALQFALATPVQFYLGARFYKAGWKAVRAGSGNMDLLVAIGTSAAYGLSVYQWLTAEEMLPHLYFEASAVVITLVLLGKWLEGRAKRQTASAIRALQVLRPASARVRRDGVESDVPVEQVRLGDLAVIRPGERVAVDGVVIDGASQVNESLITGESLPVDKHVGDQVTGGAINGDGLLLVRTTAVGAETTLSRIIRLVEDAQAAKAPIQHLVDKVSAIFVPVVLGLALLTLLGWWFTNGDLETAIINAVAVLVIACPCALGLATPTAIMAGTGVAARYGILIKDAEALEVAHAVTTVVFDKTGTLTVGKPVLAALHAHGVDEERLLLLAASIQSGSEHSLAKAVLEAAGARGIVALSASGLSALPGRGLAAQVDGMALKLGSTRLMQEEGVDMSALASQAQALEAAGNTISWLSAGTQLLGLFAFSDQVKPGAREAIARLHALGIATVMLTGDNQGSAEAVGKQLGIDTVVAKMLPADKTARIMELKAAGAKVAMVGDGINDAPALAAADVGIAMATGTDVAMHAAGITLMRGDPALVADAIDISRRSYSKIRQNLFWAFIYNLIGIPLAAFGLLNPMVAGAAMAFSSVSVISNALLLRRWKAHGAHHQEE; via the coding sequence ATGCAGCCAGCTTCCCCCTATTTGCAATCGTTCACGGTCGAAGGCATGACCTGCGCCTCGTGCGTGGCCCGCGTTGAAAAGGCGCTGGCGGCCGTGCCGGGCGTGACCAGCGCCAGCATCAACCTGGCCACCGATACGGCCAGGGTGGCGTCCAGCCAGAACGTGCCGCTGGCCACCTTGCAGGCGGCGGTGGACAAGGCCGGCTATGCGGTGGCCAGCACCGACATCGACCTGTCGGTGGCCGACATGACGTGCGCCTCGTGCGTGGGCCGGGTGGAAAAAGCATTATTGAAAGTGCCGGGTGTCCTGGCCGCCAGCGTCAACCTGGCTACCGAAAGCGCGCGCGTGACGGTCAGCGGCGTCGAGGCGTCCACGCTGGTGGCGGCGGTCACCGCTGCCGGCTATGCGGCCAGCGTGCCGCTGCAGGGCGAGGTCGGGGCACCAGCGCCATCGCGTGACGGAATCAAGGTGGTCTTTGCCGGTCTGCTGTCCTTGCCTTTGATGCTGCCGATGCTGCTGGAGTGGGCCGGCGTCCACCTGATGCTGCCGGGCGCTCTGCAATTCGCGCTGGCCACGCCGGTGCAGTTTTACCTGGGCGCGCGTTTCTACAAGGCGGGCTGGAAGGCGGTGAGGGCGGGCAGTGGCAATATGGACCTGCTGGTGGCGATCGGCACCAGCGCCGCGTATGGCTTGTCGGTCTATCAATGGCTCACAGCCGAGGAGATGTTGCCGCACCTGTATTTCGAAGCGTCGGCGGTGGTGATCACCCTGGTGCTGCTGGGCAAATGGCTGGAAGGGCGCGCCAAGCGGCAGACGGCTTCGGCTATCCGGGCCTTGCAAGTGTTGCGGCCGGCCTCGGCGCGCGTGCGCCGCGACGGCGTGGAGAGCGATGTGCCGGTGGAACAGGTCAGGCTGGGCGACCTGGCGGTGATACGGCCCGGCGAGCGGGTGGCCGTCGATGGCGTGGTGATCGATGGCGCCAGCCAGGTCAACGAGTCGCTGATCACCGGTGAAAGCCTGCCGGTCGACAAGCATGTGGGCGACCAGGTCACAGGCGGCGCCATCAATGGTGACGGCTTGCTGCTGGTCAGGACGACCGCGGTCGGCGCGGAGACCACCTTGTCGCGCATTATCCGCCTGGTGGAAGACGCGCAGGCCGCCAAGGCGCCGATCCAGCACCTGGTCGACAAGGTCAGCGCCATTTTTGTTCCCGTGGTGCTGGGGCTGGCGCTGCTGACCTTGCTCGGTTGGTGGTTCACCAATGGCGACCTGGAAACCGCCATCATCAATGCCGTCGCTGTGCTGGTGATCGCCTGCCCGTGCGCGCTGGGCTTGGCCACGCCGACCGCCATCATGGCCGGCACCGGCGTGGCGGCACGTTACGGCATCCTGATCAAGGACGCCGAAGCGCTGGAGGTGGCGCATGCCGTCACGACTGTCGTGTTCGACAAGACGGGTACTTTGACGGTGGGCAAGCCGGTGCTTGCCGCACTGCATGCGCATGGCGTGGACGAGGAGCGACTCCTGCTGCTGGCGGCCAGCATACAGTCGGGCAGCGAACACAGCCTGGCCAAGGCCGTGCTGGAGGCGGCCGGCGCGCGCGGCATCGTGGCCTTGTCGGCGAGCGGCCTGTCGGCCCTGCCGGGCCGGGGCCTGGCGGCGCAGGTCGATGGCATGGCGCTGAAACTGGGCAGTACGCGGCTGATGCAGGAGGAGGGTGTGGACATGTCAGCCTTGGCCAGCCAGGCGCAGGCGCTGGAAGCTGCCGGCAACACGATTTCCTGGCTGTCTGCCGGCACGCAATTGCTGGGATTGTTCGCCTTTAGCGACCAGGTCAAGCCCGGCGCGCGCGAGGCGATCGCCCGGCTGCACGCGCTGGGCATCGCCACCGTCATGCTGACGGGCGACAACCAGGGCAGCGCCGAGGCGGTCGGCAAGCAGCTGGGTATCGACACGGTGGTGGCCAAAATGCTGCCGGCCGATAAAACCGCTAGAATCATGGAGCTGAAAGCGGCCGGTGCGAAGGTCGCCATGGTGGGCGACGGCATCAACGATGCGCCCGCGCTGGCGGCGGCCGATGTTGGTATCGCCATGGCTACCGGTACCGACGTGGCCATGCATGCGGCCGGCATTACCCTGATGCGCGGCGATCCGGCTCTGGTGGCGGACGCCATCGACATCTCGCGCCGCAGCTACAGCAAGATACGGCAGAATCTGTTCTGGGCATTTATCTATAACCTGATCGGCATTCCGCTGGCCGCGTTCGGCTTGCTGAACCCCATGGTGGCGGGCGCGGCGATGGCGTTCAGCTCGGTCAGCGTGATCAGCAATGCCTTGCTGCTGCGGCGCTGGAAGGCGCACGGCGCGCATCACCAAGAGGAGTAA
- the yidD gene encoding membrane protein insertion efficiency factor YidD, which produces MHGSAIILAYPALLVIRAYQRYLSPLKGYACAFRVLTGRDSCSAYGYRAIERFGLLRGMALLRRRTRACSRHYQAHQAAASAMRYRAARHQAQAGYCDCDLPSADCANCACDASELLDCCDWPRKKKKSA; this is translated from the coding sequence ATGCATGGGAGCGCCATCATTCTTGCCTACCCCGCCCTGCTGGTCATCCGCGCTTACCAGCGCTACCTGTCGCCGCTGAAAGGCTATGCGTGCGCCTTCCGCGTGCTGACCGGACGCGACAGCTGTTCCGCCTATGGCTATCGCGCGATCGAACGGTTCGGCCTGCTGCGCGGAATGGCATTGCTACGGCGCCGCACGCGTGCCTGCAGCCGGCATTACCAGGCACATCAGGCGGCGGCATCCGCCATGCGATACCGCGCCGCCCGCCATCAGGCGCAGGCCGGCTATTGCGACTGCGACCTGCCATCGGCGGATTGTGCGAACTGCGCCTGTGATGCAAGCGAGCTGCTCGATTGCTGCGACTGGCCGCGCAAAAAGAAAAAATCAGCTTGA
- the coxB gene encoding cytochrome c oxidase subunit II, producing MSADFRQSALHPAGPDAAIIHNLSWLLIIGASVILLGMMVLLALALRRKKSGAPVRPLRWLIGGGVVLPLVMLTALLAWSTLRSAHLTRPSSQHAVKIAVTAKMWWWEVRYTDPASGRDIVLANEIRLPAGQSVYLGLTSTDVIHSFWVPALAGKVDMLPGRLHGMTVRADKPGVYRGQCAEYCGEQHARMALHVVVQTPEEFTAWLANQARPAATPTGALALRGRDAFVARRCVACHTVRGVENEAQLGPDLTHIGSRLYLGAGTLRNSPGAMAGWIADPHASKPGVRMPAAGDLDTSTLAALTAYLEQLQ from the coding sequence ATGAGCGCAGACTTCCGGCAATCGGCGTTGCATCCGGCCGGCCCCGACGCGGCCATCATCCACAATCTGTCGTGGCTGCTGATCATCGGCGCCAGCGTGATCCTGCTGGGCATGATGGTGCTGCTGGCGCTGGCGCTGCGCCGCAAAAAATCAGGCGCGCCGGTGCGGCCGCTGCGCTGGCTGATCGGCGGCGGCGTGGTGCTGCCGCTGGTGATGCTGACGGCGCTCCTGGCCTGGAGCACCTTGCGCAGCGCCCACCTGACGCGCCCGTCGTCGCAGCACGCGGTCAAGATCGCGGTCACCGCCAAGATGTGGTGGTGGGAAGTGCGCTACACCGACCCGGCCAGCGGACGCGATATCGTGCTGGCCAATGAAATCCGCCTGCCGGCCGGGCAAAGCGTCTACCTGGGCCTCACCAGTACCGACGTGATCCACAGCTTCTGGGTGCCAGCCTTGGCCGGCAAGGTCGACATGCTGCCGGGCCGCCTGCACGGCATGACAGTGCGCGCCGACAAGCCCGGCGTGTACCGCGGACAGTGCGCCGAATACTGCGGCGAACAGCATGCGCGCATGGCGCTGCATGTGGTGGTGCAAACGCCCGAAGAATTCACGGCCTGGCTGGCGAACCAGGCCAGGCCGGCCGCGACGCCCACCGGCGCGCTGGCGCTGCGCGGGCGCGACGCGTTTGTCGCCCGGCGCTGCGTTGCCTGCCACACGGTGCGCGGAGTCGAAAACGAGGCGCAACTGGGGCCGGACCTGACCCATATTGGCAGCCGCCTGTACCTGGGCGCAGGCACCTTGCGCAACAGTCCCGGCGCCATGGCAGGCTGGATCGCCGACCCGCATGCCAGCAAACCGGGCGTGCGCATGCCGGCCGCTGGCGACCTCGACACTTCAACCCTGGCCGCCCTCACCGCTTACCTGGAGCAACTGCAATGA
- a CDS encoding heavy-metal-associated domain-containing protein — translation MYQLQVENMTCGHCVSAVTKAVQSVDPQAQVQIELEEKSVKVGTDKALEAISAAIVEAGYPVTKSASVG, via the coding sequence ATGTACCAGTTACAAGTTGAAAACATGACCTGCGGCCATTGCGTCAGCGCCGTCACCAAGGCCGTGCAGTCGGTCGACCCGCAGGCACAAGTGCAGATCGAGCTGGAAGAGAAAAGCGTCAAGGTCGGCACCGACAAGGCGCTGGAAGCCATCAGCGCGGCCATCGTGGAAGCCGGTTATCCGGTCACCAAATCCGCATCGGTCGGATAG
- a CDS encoding cbb3-type cytochrome c oxidase subunit I, with protein MTHSALPSSLPRPPDELAKLEAVWRTPTGWRFFTTVNNNNIGLLYIGTALLFFVLAGILGLLIRLQLAVPENDFLSAGTYNQIFTMHGTVMMFLFAIPVVEAIAVYLLPGMLGARDLPFPRLSAYAFWAYAVGGLGFFTSLFWGLAPDGGWFMYPPLTSKEYSPGLNADFWLLGIGFIEISAIAGAIELIVGILYTRAPGMTLSKMPVYAWAMLVVGVMIVFAFPAVIAGTTLLEMERAFDWPFFIVERGGDPLLWQHLFWFFGHPEVYIIFLPAAGMVSTMIPTLAGTALVGHRSIVAALLAVGFFSFALWAHHMLTAGLGVLEMSLVSAASMAVAIPTAVQVFAWIATLWRGQASPANAPTLFLLGFMFIFVLGGLTGVMVAVLPFDWQAHDTYFIVAHLHYVLIGGMVFPMFAGFYYWMPLVNGHRLSERCARWVFSLMFGGFNLAFFPMHLTGLWGMPRRVYTYPADMGWNNLNMASSIGALILALGIVLFFIDLVRTLRKPKQEHGNPWRAATLEWLPMEDYAVRSIPDIRSRHPLWDQPDLPDEVVAGRHWLPGTVTGLRETIITSPVQARPLYLQILPGDSAWPLVGALGTAGFFLLLTIEQTRLAWACGIAAIVAIIAWMWQSDSTPPVTTARVSDTVVLPVGITGPASHSWCATIIMLVVDASIFAAFAFAHIHSAMALQICPPPGARLPAPLWPWAACALLILGSIMMLWARKMQLSNRQGLLRLAVLLALACALAGFGLAWYSQALAGLSPTASAWAATVAALLAYQGFHVVILVLVAGFLCARSWANRLLPSHRVTLDNCSLLWHGTALQGIVGIALVHLMPSLMG; from the coding sequence ATGACACACTCCGCATTGCCAAGCTCCCTGCCGCGTCCACCGGACGAACTGGCCAAGCTGGAAGCAGTCTGGCGCACGCCGACCGGCTGGCGCTTCTTTACGACCGTAAATAACAACAATATCGGCCTGCTGTATATCGGCACGGCGCTGCTGTTCTTCGTGCTGGCCGGCATTTTGGGCCTGCTGATCCGCCTGCAGCTGGCGGTGCCGGAAAATGATTTTCTGTCGGCCGGCACCTATAACCAGATCTTTACCATGCACGGCACGGTGATGATGTTCTTGTTCGCCATTCCCGTGGTCGAGGCGATCGCCGTGTATTTGCTGCCCGGCATGCTCGGTGCGCGTGATCTGCCGTTTCCGCGCCTGTCGGCATATGCCTTCTGGGCCTACGCGGTCGGCGGCCTGGGGTTCTTTACCAGCCTGTTCTGGGGCCTGGCGCCCGACGGCGGCTGGTTCATGTATCCACCGCTCACTAGCAAGGAGTATTCGCCGGGCCTCAATGCCGATTTCTGGCTGCTGGGCATCGGCTTTATCGAGATCTCGGCGATTGCCGGCGCGATCGAACTGATCGTCGGCATTCTCTATACGCGTGCGCCGGGCATGACCTTGTCGAAGATGCCGGTGTATGCCTGGGCCATGCTGGTGGTCGGCGTGATGATCGTGTTTGCCTTTCCGGCCGTGATCGCCGGCACCACCCTGCTGGAAATGGAGCGCGCCTTCGACTGGCCCTTCTTTATCGTCGAGCGCGGCGGCGATCCGCTGCTGTGGCAGCACCTGTTCTGGTTCTTCGGCCATCCCGAGGTGTATATCATCTTCCTGCCGGCCGCCGGCATGGTCTCGACCATGATCCCGACCCTGGCCGGCACGGCCCTGGTCGGTCACCGCTCTATCGTGGCGGCCCTGCTGGCGGTGGGCTTTTTCAGCTTTGCGCTGTGGGCCCACCATATGTTGACGGCCGGGCTAGGCGTGCTGGAAATGAGCCTGGTATCGGCCGCCAGCATGGCCGTGGCGATCCCTACCGCCGTGCAGGTGTTTGCCTGGATCGCCACCTTGTGGCGCGGCCAGGCCAGTCCAGCCAACGCCCCTACCCTGTTCCTGCTCGGCTTTATGTTCATCTTCGTGCTCGGTGGCTTGACGGGCGTGATGGTGGCCGTGCTGCCGTTCGACTGGCAGGCGCACGACACCTATTTCATCGTCGCGCATCTGCACTATGTGCTGATCGGCGGCATGGTGTTCCCGATGTTTGCCGGCTTTTATTACTGGATGCCGCTGGTCAACGGCCACCGCCTGTCCGAGCGCTGCGCGCGCTGGGTCTTCAGCCTGATGTTCGGCGGCTTCAACCTGGCGTTTTTCCCCATGCACCTGACTGGCCTGTGGGGCATGCCGCGCCGCGTCTACACCTATCCGGCCGACATGGGCTGGAACAATCTGAACATGGCGTCCAGCATCGGCGCGCTGATCCTGGCGCTGGGCATCGTGCTGTTCTTTATCGACCTGGTGCGCACCCTGCGCAAACCCAAGCAGGAACACGGCAACCCGTGGCGCGCCGCCACCCTCGAATGGCTGCCGATGGAAGACTACGCCGTGCGCAGCATTCCCGATATCCGTTCGCGCCACCCCTTGTGGGACCAGCCGGATTTGCCCGACGAAGTGGTGGCCGGCCGGCACTGGCTGCCCGGCACCGTCACGGGCTTGCGCGAAACGATAATCACCAGCCCGGTCCAGGCGCGCCCCTTGTACCTGCAGATCTTGCCCGGCGACAGCGCATGGCCGCTGGTCGGCGCGCTGGGCACGGCCGGCTTCTTCCTGCTGCTGACGATAGAACAGACCCGGCTGGCGTGGGCTTGCGGGATTGCCGCCATCGTGGCGATCATCGCCTGGATGTGGCAGTCGGACAGCACACCGCCCGTGACGACGGCGCGGGTATCGGACACCGTCGTGCTGCCGGTCGGCATCACCGGCCCGGCATCCCACTCCTGGTGCGCCACCATCATCATGCTGGTGGTCGATGCCAGCATCTTTGCGGCCTTCGCCTTTGCGCATATCCATAGTGCCATGGCATTGCAGATCTGCCCGCCGCCGGGCGCCAGATTGCCGGCGCCGCTGTGGCCGTGGGCCGCCTGCGCGCTGTTGATTTTGGGATCGATCATGATGCTGTGGGCGCGCAAAATGCAATTAAGCAACAGGCAAGGATTGCTGCGTCTGGCCGTGCTGCTGGCGCTGGCCTGCGCGCTGGCCGGCTTCGGCCTGGCCTGGTATAGCCAGGCGCTGGCGGGACTGTCGCCAACCGCCAGCGCCTGGGCCGCCACCGTGGCGGCATTGCTGGCCTACCAGGGCTTCCATGTGGTGATCCTGGTGCTGGTGGCAGGATTTTTGTGCGCCCGTTCGTGGGCCAACCGGCTGCTGCCAAGCCACCGCGTCACGCTCGACAACTGCAGCCTGCTGTGGCACGGCACGGCGCTGCAGGGCATCGTCGGCATTGCCCTCGTGCACTTGATGCCGTCGTTGATGGGCTAA
- a CDS encoding c-type cytochrome: MPTRRATIVRTIAATLLACGAAGALAGVFVLKSGWYNIGATKQHWQPVYSVLEQGMHESVRHHASEVKVPEPLAAGAAKEQLVAGAGLYRQHCAQCHGAPGVAQEAIGQSMQPIPGPLVDAARRWRKNELYWITRHGIKMSGMPAWGHHLDEEQLWAVVAFLGQLPAISAQDYAQLASATAPLNHQPQTTHGRAPNPATSIERGKVALTQFACRACHMIPGITGSEVFVGPPLDKLAQRRYLAGRLANTDAHLQQWIRDPQSVKPQTAMPKLGVGADDARDMAAYLLSLD; this comes from the coding sequence ATGCCTACGCGCCGCGCGACCATCGTTCGCACCATCGCCGCCACCCTGCTGGCGTGCGGCGCCGCAGGTGCGCTGGCCGGCGTGTTCGTGCTGAAAAGCGGCTGGTACAACATCGGCGCCACCAAGCAGCACTGGCAACCCGTGTACAGCGTGCTGGAGCAGGGCATGCACGAATCGGTGCGCCACCATGCCAGCGAGGTGAAGGTGCCCGAGCCCCTGGCCGCTGGTGCTGCCAAAGAGCAACTGGTAGCCGGTGCCGGCCTGTACCGCCAGCATTGCGCGCAGTGCCATGGCGCACCGGGCGTGGCGCAGGAAGCCATCGGCCAGAGCATGCAGCCGATCCCGGGGCCGCTGGTCGACGCGGCCAGGCGCTGGCGCAAGAACGAGCTGTACTGGATCACGCGGCACGGCATCAAGATGAGCGGCATGCCGGCCTGGGGCCATCATCTGGATGAAGAGCAACTGTGGGCGGTGGTGGCGTTCCTGGGCCAGCTGCCGGCGATCTCGGCGCAGGACTATGCACAATTGGCCAGCGCAACGGCGCCGTTGAACCACCAGCCGCAGACCACGCATGGCCGTGCGCCGAATCCGGCCACCAGCATCGAACGGGGCAAGGTCGCGCTGACGCAATTCGCCTGCCGGGCCTGCCACATGATCCCCGGCATCACCGGCTCGGAAGTGTTCGTGGGGCCGCCCCTGGACAAGCTGGCGCAACGGCGCTACCTGGCCGGGCGCCTGGCCAATACGGATGCCCATCTGCAGCAGTGGATACGCGATCCGCAGTCCGTGAAACCGCAGACGGCCATGCCGAAGCTGGGCGTGGGCGCCGACGATGCGCGTGACATGGCGGCCTACCTGCTGAGCCTTGATTGA
- a CDS encoding FecR family protein produces the protein MLICALLWLALMSVSLQAMAQVAGTVTQLSGPLMAKKADGKIKVLSLKSEVESGDTLVTEKNTYALVKFIDSSEITLKPSTTFVVEQFAYQADQPDGDRASFNLVKGGLRSLSGLLGKRNKEKFSLKTPVATIGIRGTYFIATFVPAPTPGQSALPSAPAAGATPPGLYVQVLDGMIHVSNPAGSLNVGADQFGFTPSFKQPPVAVPTNPGIPFSPPPIFNSSTAPAAVNSDAGKPNAVDCIVR, from the coding sequence ATGCTGATATGCGCCTTGTTGTGGCTGGCGCTGATGAGCGTCAGCCTGCAGGCGATGGCGCAAGTGGCCGGTACGGTCACGCAGCTGAGCGGCCCGCTGATGGCGAAAAAGGCCGATGGCAAGATCAAGGTATTGTCGCTCAAGTCCGAGGTGGAGTCTGGCGACACGCTGGTGACGGAGAAAAACACCTATGCGCTGGTGAAATTCATCGACAGCAGCGAGATCACCCTGAAACCGTCCACCACGTTCGTGGTCGAGCAGTTTGCCTACCAGGCCGACCAGCCCGATGGTGACCGCGCCTCGTTCAACCTGGTCAAGGGCGGGCTGCGTTCGCTGTCCGGCCTGCTGGGCAAGCGCAACAAGGAAAAGTTCTCGCTGAAGACGCCGGTCGCCACCATCGGCATCCGCGGCACGTATTTCATTGCTACCTTCGTGCCAGCGCCGACGCCGGGGCAATCGGCGCTGCCATCCGCGCCGGCGGCGGGGGCCACGCCACCCGGTTTGTATGTGCAGGTGCTCGATGGCATGATCCATGTGAGCAATCCCGCCGGTTCGCTCAATGTCGGCGCCGACCAGTTCGGGTTCACGCCGAGCTTCAAGCAGCCCCCCGTGGCTGTGCCGACCAATCCGGGTATTCCGTTTTCGCCACCGCCCATCTTCAACTCGAGCACGGCGCCGGCCGCAGTCAATAGCGATGCTGGCAAGCCGAATGCCGTCGATTGCATCGTACGCTAA